Sequence from the Acidihalobacter prosperus genome:
CCGTGGCGAGTATCAGCGCATGCGACGGGAAGCGCGCCCGCTGCGCGAATTCGGTCAGCGCGTCGAGGCTGTCCACCTCGGCCATCCGATAGTTGGTCTCGGCGGTGGTCAGCGATACGGTCAGCGCGAAGTCGCGCGCACGGTCGGCAAAATGCAGCAATTCCTGACCGGCGGGGATGAAGCCGGTCTCCGGGTGCGGGCCGAAACTGCCTTCGCTGGCCAGCGCCAGCTCGGCGTCGGTGTCGGCGAATGCCTGCGCCACCTTGCGCCGGGCGGCGTCCAGCGCCGTGCCTTCGCGCGCGACCTCGCCGCTGAACGTGCCGAAGCGATCGGTATCGCACGGGTGTTCCACGACCTGCGCGCCGAGCCGCTCGGCGAAGGCCGGGGCGATCGCCTGCGATTTGGCGTGCAGGGTCGGCAGGACGACCTGCCGGCCCCGGTAGGGTTGAGGTTTCATCGGGGGCGTTTTCGAGATGCAGTTCGCCGTTTCGGCGGCCGTGAAGGTTGCGCGTCCCTGCGCGGTTTCACCATCCCTGCAGGCAGTAGGCCAGCGCCGCGCTTACGCGGCGGCCGCGAGCGACGTGTCGCTGCGTTCCCAGCCGCCGTCTGACAGGCGACGGAAGACGCCGTCGTCGCCGATGCGGAACAGGTGCAGCCAGCCGTTTTCGACCAGTTGGCGGACCAGTT
This genomic interval carries:
- a CDS encoding DUF6671 family protein, which produces MKPQPYRGRQVVLPTLHAKSQAIAPAFAERLGAQVVEHPCDTDRFGTFSGEVAREGTALDAARRKVAQAFADTDAELALASEGSFGPHPETGFIPAGQELLHFADRARDFALTVSLTTAETNYRMAEVDSLDALTEFAQRARFPSHALILATGPRDARRRVLKGIRDETALAQAFANLLRESGETAVWVETDMRASHNPTRMAAIAQLAQTLATRLDTPCPACGLPGWGQVDALTGLPCAWCGTPTRLVHSVVHGCVKCGHSERRERPDGRATADPGHCPECNP